The genomic segment GGGCATCAAGCGCGCCATCCGTATCAGGAAGAACGCCGTGGTCGACGAGTTGCGTGTGGATGCGTGGTTCGGTGATCTGAAGGTCGGAGAAGTGCGGTGCCTCGCCGAGCGGGCCAACGTGTATGGGGAGGTGATGCAGGTCGTGGCCACCAGGTCCCCCGCGGGGGACCTGGTGGCGATCGCCACGGATTTCAGCGTCTGGGACACCTGCGTCCTGTACCGGGCGCGCTGGTCGGTGGAGTGCACGTTCGCCAGCCTCAAGGTGCGCGGGTTTGACCTGGAGCGGACCGGTATCACTCGACCAGACCGACTAGAACGGCTGTTCGGGCTGGTCATCCTGGCCTGGGTCAGTTGCCTGCGGGTGGGCGTATGGCTCCAAGCGCACGTCCCGATCAAGGTGAAGGCTCATGGCCGCCCGGCCATGAGCCTGGTGCGGTACGGCGCAGAGCAGCTGTGCAATGCCCTGCGGTGGAATCTGCCCGAATTACCAGGGCTGATCAGGCTGCTGAGCATGCCGTTTCACGTGCCAGGCGCAGTTTAAAGGCAAGATGTCCGGTACAGAGCTGGTCAGGCCAAACCGCTCAAGGTCTTTCAACAGATCGCCGCCGAGTACGAGAAGAAGTACCCCGGCATCAAGATCAGGTTCCACACTGAGCCGATCCCCGATACCAACACCATGATCCGGGTCAAGGCGGCGGCGGGCGACCTCTTTGACATCTACTGGGCGCAGGCGTACAGCCTGAACTCCACCCTGCCCAAGGGCGTGGCGACCGACCTCGCGCCGTATTTCCGGCAGCCCAACCCCTATATTCCCGGCAACAAGGCCTGGCAGGATGCGATGGACAAAGCGCAGCTCGCGGAAAGCCGCAGCGCGAGCGGGGCTGTGTACACGCTGAGCGGCGACAAGGTCGTCTACGGCATCTATTACAACAAGAACCTGTTCAAAAAGGCCGGGATCACCAAGGTGCCCACGAGCTGGACCGAGCTGATCGCCGCCTCTAAGAAGCTCAACGCGGTGGGGGTCTACCCTATGCACGCCGTGCCCGCCTATCCGTGGTGGAGCCGCCACTTCCTCTCGGACCTGTATGCTGCGTATGCTGGCCAATCCGGCACCCGCTGCTGGAGTTATCCGGCCTCCAGGAATGGAGTTATCCGGCACCCTCCCAGCCAACGGACGAGCTGTCCCCATTATGAAAGGCTGACCGTCTCCGGGGTCAACTTCCTGCTCTTCTTTCTGAGGCTTTCTCCCCGAAGTTCGATCCGGTAGGCGTGATGCAGGACGCGATCCAAGATCGCGTCCGCCAGCGTGGGATCTCCCAGATTCGCGTGCCAGGCCGGGGTCGGGAACTGACTGGTAATGATCGTCGAAGCCCGTTCATAGCGGTCATCCAGAATCTCCAGCAAAATCCTTCGACTCAGGAGTTGCACCTCGCATAGCGCAGTGAATAGCCGTGCTGGCGGAGAAATTCCGAGTTTCTGCTGAACGTCAGGAGCAGGCGGTTCAAATGAACGTCTGGCATGACCGTCATCAGTGCCAGAGCAGCACACGCCTCCAGGGTCATCCCGGTCTCTCGGTGCAGGATGGCCAGTGTCCAGGCCAGGAACACCAGCAGGACCCAGCGATCCAGGCCCACAGCAGTTCGCAATGCGAACTGCGCCAGACCAAACTGGTGCTTGCCCTCCTTGAAGAACGATTCCTCACTCCACCGCTTTGCCCCCTCGGCGACCACCTCGTCGCCTTCCATCAGTTCCGAAGAAACCGCGTGAAACACCCGGTCTCCACGGTCGACGCGACCCAGCACCAGCGGGTCATGCGGCCAGTTCTTCAATTCGATGTAGCCTCCATGCGGACAGTCAGCCACCGTGACCTCGCCTGGGTGCATCGTCCGCCGGGTTGACCGAACGCCCACCACAAACTCGAAGCCCAGCTGCCTGACTTCATCCAGGAAGACAGCGGATTCGAATCCGCTGTCTGCTAACACGCGAATCCGGAATCGACGACGGATCGCGTCTGGGACGGTTCGCAGAAGTTCTCGTGCCAGAGTCACTGGGGTCGCTGTCCCCTTGCCCCGGTAGACCCGGTACCCCACGGGAAACTTCACCGCTCCGTATTCGGCGAACAACACGACCAGATGGATGCCGTGAACCTCGTTGTAGACGCGAACGAAGGGCAGCGTGCTGCCCTTTTTTTCGATGCTGGTCAGGTCGACACTCAGCCGCAGGAGTGGGCGGTGTTTTCGTCGGGCCGCGACAAGCAGCGCGTCCCACTGGGCGCGCTGCAAGATGGCCCAACCCTGTGCCGTATCCCAGGGGTACTCGTTCAGGAGGCGGCTCAGCGCACTTTTGCTGACCAACTCAGCGCGGTGCAACGCCGTTTTGGTGGCAGTGTCCAGGAACATCGACAGCGCAGCCTCCAGGCTGCGCTGTTGGTAGGACGTGGTTGGAACGGCCAGGAACTCATCTGCCAGAATGCGGACGCGCTCCCCCAGAATCTGTGACGTAGACACTCCCAGATTTTCTCGGCTGGGAGCGCTTCCCCGTCGTTATGCAGGTGCAACTCCTGAGTTCGACCTTCCGCTGTGGGCACATCCAGCCCCCAGTCATCCAGAATCAGGACGTTCACCCTGGCGATGCTCGCCAGGAGCTTCAGATACCGTCCATCCCCTTTCGCCAGGGTCAGTTCCTGCAACAGTCGCCCGGTTTGCGCATACAACGCCGTGAAGCCCTGACGGCAAGCCTGGTGCGCCAGGGCACACCCGATGAACGTCTTCCCGACGCCCGTGGGGCCGGTGATGATGACCCCCCTTTTTTCGGCGAGCCACTGACCCTGGGCCAGTGAACGCAGCAACCGGGCATCCAGCCCCCTCGGGTGTTTCACATCCACCTCTTCCAGGCTCGCATTGACCTTCAAACGCGCCGCCGTCAGGCGGCGCTGCAAGCCCCGGGTATCCCGGCAGGCCCGCTCACGGTCGACCAGCAAGGTGAGTCGTTCCTCGAAGCTCAGCTCGCGGAGACCAGGTTGTTCCTGTTGTTCTTGCAAAGCGAGCGCCATGCCATCGAGCTTCAGGGCGCGCAACTGTTGAATCACCGGATGGGGCAACATGTCAACCTCAATTCAGGGTGCGCTCGGCACCCGGTTCGTCGATCTCTGCGAAGTACCCAGGACCACGCAGATTGCTGTGGTCGGCTACAGGGAGTGCGGTGGGGGCATCGGGGAGTGGCGCTTCGTCCAGACGGTGCTTCAGGATGGATTTCACGCTCTGCAAGCTGTGCGCTTGCAGAGCCAACGCCCGCCGACAGGCCGCTTCCAGCCGCTCCCCGTACTCGCGGTGCAGGCGAAGCAGACCCGTCACGACGCGCTTTCTCTGTTCAGGATGTTGATCTCCGTCGAAGATGGCGCGCACCAGGGTCGTCGTGGCCTCCCCAATCTGCTGAGCCTGACCCAGGAGTTGGTCCGGACCCACCTCGCGGTAGTACCGGTGGTGGGCGGGCATGTGGTCCGGCACCGTGGTCTGTTGCCGGGCCGACGTCAGCGCGTCGGGGACCCGGTGATGAACCGCGATCCGTACGCCTGAACGGTAGATCTCGATCAACCGCGCGGTGAGTCGCAGATCCACCCGGGTCTTGACGTGGTGATGGGGCACGCTGTACGCGTGCCCCTGGACGACGACGTGGTAGTCCAGACCGACCGTGGCGTGCTTCCACTCGGCCACCTCGAAGGGCTGGGCGGGCAAGGGGCGCAGCAGGGGTTGATCCAGGGTTTCGAACTCACTGCGGCGACTGCCTGGCCTCTTCTGAAAGGGTTGCCCATTGAGGGTGTTCAGCAGTTCCCAGACCGCTTCGTTCGCCTCGGACAGGCTGAAGAACACCCGGTCGCGCAGCGGGGCGAGAATGCGGCGTTCCACGATCTGCACGTGCACTTCCACCAGGGCCTTGTCTTTGGGTTTGCGGACCCGGGCAGGGATGACGGCGACGTCGTAGTGCTGTGCGAATTGCTGATAGGTGCGGTTCAGCTCGGGTTCGTAGCGGCTGGCGTGGGTCACGCCAGCCTTGAGGTTGTCCGGGACGATGATCTCGGGCACCTGACTACCCTTCAAAACGCGGCATGAGAGTCGCGAGGGTGTGCCAAGACGACCGAGAGGGATGCAGCAGCAGATCTTGAAGATGGTCGAGGCCAAGCCGGAACACGGACACCGCACGGTGTCCGTGTTTCTTGATCCGTACGCCTTTCTCGGTTACCAGCAGCTCCCCAGTTACACAGGCCCAGATAAACGCCACACCGACCACCGTCAGCAGGGTGGAGACCCGTTCAGCACGGGTTAGCCCGGTGTCTTCCAGATTGAAGCCCCTCGTTTTGAGCGCGGAGTGCAAGTTTTCTGCCTGCCAACGCTGGGCATACCGTCGGAGATTCGGTCCCACGTGCCCCCGATAAGCGAGGTACAGCGTCTCCCCGGCCGCGTTCTTCGTCGCGGCCACCCGGAGTGACACACCGTAGATCAGGGTCTGGCGTCGCCAGACCCTGACTTCGCCCACTTGGAGCTTGTTGAACACAGCCCACACGGGCAGACGGTGTTGGCCGATGGTGGCGCGTGCAGGCAAGCGAATACAGGGAGCGATGCTGTGCTGATCGAGGAAACGAAACCAGTGCTGGCCGATGAATTCTCGGTCTGCCAGCAGGCACCGGACCTGCCGATCCGGGCAAAACGTCAGGAAGCGCAACACGAGTGATTCCCGAGTACGGGAATCACTCGCCCCACCATGTGGGAGCAATGCCCACATGAGGGGCAGACTGAACCCGTTCCACACAGCAGAAAGCAGCAGGATGTTCACGTCCTGCTGGCCGAGTCGCCAGTTGGTCCGGTCGAGGATCAGATCGACGGGACCGTCCGGCAGGAAGGACAGCGCAAATCTGGGAAACAAACCCTCGGGAAAGGAAATTGGACGAAGCGACAGAGTCGCTGGTAGCGAGCTGTGAGCGTACCTGGCAACGGAACATGGGTCTTGAGGGTGTAGAGGACGACCGTGCGAGCCTGAATGACCGCCAGGACCAAGGCGGTGAAGACCATCAAGCGGCGGGCATCAAGGGGGAAGGCAGACCGCAGAACGGTCTGCAAGGTATCGTGAGGGGGTCGGCTCTTGGGTGCTTTCATCGCAGAAACACCGTATAGGAGCCGACTTTCTGCTGCCTGTCATCCGTTTTGAAGAGTAGTCAGCTCGGGCACTCCACCGAAGAAGTCCAGCGCCCGGACATGCGACGCGATCCAATCGTGAATGCCCTGGGTTCGGGTCACTTCGGCGTAGGTGTAGTCGCTGGCACCCAGGGTGGCCACGAACACCTGGCCAGCCTGGACGACCCCATTCCTCGGGTCGGTCAAGGGCAACGTCAGTCCGGCGTAGTCGACGAAGAGCTTCTCACCTGCCCGGTGGGTCTGGCGCATGGTCAGGCCCGTTGTGGCCTTCCACTTCCGGTAATTCTCGTTGAAGGTTGCGTATTGCCAGCCGTCCGGATGGTGCCGACGGTACTCTTCCCACAGCAGTTGACGAGTGACGCCTTTGCGCCGCAGTTCCCGGTCAATGGCGGCCCAGTCGGGCTGGTGGGTGACACTGACGGCAGCCTGCTCACGGGTACGAAAGAGCAGCACTTCGAGCTGGACATCGTCCAGCTCTGGGGGGAGAGGCCAGCTCAGCCCCGCT from the Deinococcus sp. NW-56 genome contains:
- a CDS encoding transposase — protein: MFLDTATKTALHRAELVSKSALSRLLNEYPWDTAQGWAILQRAQWDALLVAARRKHRPLLRLSVDLTSIEKKGSTLPFVRVYNEVHGIHLVVLFAEYGAVKFPVGYRVYRGKGTATPVTLARELLRTVPDAIRRRFRIRVLADSGFESAVFLDEVRQLGFEFVVGVRSTRRTMHPGEVTVADCPHGGYIELKNWPHDPLVLGRVDRGDRVFHAVSSELMEGDEVVAEGAKRWSEESFFKEGKHQFGLAQFALRTAVGLDRWVLLVFLAWTLAILHRETGMTLEACAALALMTVMPDVHLNRLLLTFSRNSEFLRQHGYSLRYARCNS
- a CDS encoding ATP-binding protein, with the protein product MLPHPVIQQLRALKLDGMALALQEQQEQPGLRELSFEERLTLLVDRERACRDTRGLQRRLTAARLKVNASLEEVDVKHPRGLDARLLRSLAQGQWLAEKRGVIITGPTGVGKTFIGCALAHQACRQGFTALYAQTGRLLQELTLAKGDGRYLKLLASIARVNVLILDDWGLDVPTAEGRTQELHLHNDGEALPAEKIWECLRHRFWGSASAFWQMSSWPFQPRPTNSAAWRLRCRCSWTLPPKRRCTALSWSAKVR
- a CDS encoding extracellular solute-binding protein yields the protein MRFHTEPIPDTNTMIRVKAAAGDLFDIYWAQAYSLNSTLPKGVATDLAPYFRQPNPYIPGNKAWQDAMDKAQLAESRSASGAVYTLSGDKVVYGIYYNKNLFKKAGITKVPTSWTELIAASKKLNAVGVYPMHAVPAYPWWSRHFLSDLYAAYAGQSGTRCWSYPASRNGVIRHPPSQRTSCPHYERLTVSGVNFLLFFLRLSPRSSIR
- a CDS encoding IS4 family transposase, giving the protein MVTARSVNQSDLCAHLPGVSSLDAKRRRVERGYRDPQLTESVFLAFLLALLPPGKLLLSMDRTTWERGESPLNLLVLGVVLHGYTVPLVWTALDHDGNSSTVRRIQLVSRLLKALPAGRWKGLVADREFIGGEWFRFLRRKGIKRAIRIRKNAVVDELRVDAWFGDLKVGEVRCLAERANVYGEVMQVVATRSPAGDLVAIATDFSVWDTCVLYRARWSVECTFASLKVRGFDLERTGITRPDRLERLFGLVILAWVSCLRVGVWLQAHVPIKVKAHGRPAMSLVRYGAEQLCNALRWNLPELPGLIRLLSMPFHVPGAV